The Candidatus Acidiferrales bacterium genome has a window encoding:
- a CDS encoding aminotransferase class I/II-fold pyridoxal phosphate-dependent enzyme, protein MNPYGAMPGKPAQGSSGITGKAFLAGKRILSRKAGRFTESVIREMTRLAMQHEAVNLAQGFPDFPAPAEVKQAAIEAISRDVNQYAITWGAKSLRDAIAAKMKRWQGLEIDPEREITVCCGATEAMLSAMMAVINPGDEVVIFEPFYENYGPDAILSSARPRFVALHPSRPEASGGGMADWRLDEKELAAAFNDRTKGIILNTPNNPTGKVFRRAELEMIRDLCVKWDVLAITDEIYEHILYDGWQHVSIATLEGMRDRTITINGLSKTYSVTGWRVGWAVACPEITGGIRKVHDFVTVGAAAPLQEAGAVALSLPDAYYAELSRAYQLRRDRLLAALEEAGFHCSKCEGAYYIMTDISAFDAEDDVCFCRFLLEQIGVAAVPGSSFYHAPSAGRQQVRFCFCKTDQTLDDAARRLKSLRPAKR, encoded by the coding sequence ATGAACCCGTACGGGGCCATGCCGGGCAAGCCCGCCCAAGGCAGTTCAGGGATAACGGGAAAAGCGTTTTTGGCGGGGAAGCGCATCCTTTCTCGAAAAGCCGGCCGTTTCACTGAATCGGTCATCCGCGAGATGACCCGGCTGGCGATGCAGCACGAGGCCGTGAACCTGGCTCAGGGCTTCCCTGACTTTCCCGCGCCCGCAGAGGTCAAACAAGCCGCCATCGAGGCCATCAGCCGGGACGTCAACCAGTATGCCATCACCTGGGGAGCAAAAAGCCTGCGCGATGCCATCGCCGCCAAGATGAAGCGCTGGCAGGGACTCGAGATCGACCCCGAGCGAGAGATCACCGTTTGCTGCGGCGCGACCGAGGCGATGCTCTCCGCCATGATGGCGGTCATCAACCCCGGCGACGAGGTGGTGATCTTCGAGCCGTTTTATGAGAACTACGGGCCGGACGCCATCCTTTCCTCTGCTCGGCCGCGCTTTGTGGCGCTCCACCCCTCCCGTCCGGAAGCTTCGGGAGGCGGCATGGCCGATTGGCGCCTGGATGAGAAGGAACTGGCCGCTGCGTTCAACGATCGCACCAAAGGCATCATCTTGAACACGCCGAACAATCCTACCGGCAAGGTCTTTCGCCGCGCTGAACTCGAAATGATTCGCGACCTCTGCGTGAAGTGGGACGTGCTGGCCATTACCGACGAAATCTACGAACACATCCTCTATGACGGCTGGCAACATGTTTCCATCGCCACCCTGGAGGGCATGCGCGACCGCACCATCACCATCAACGGCCTCTCCAAAACCTATAGCGTGACAGGCTGGCGGGTTGGATGGGCGGTTGCCTGCCCGGAAATCACCGGCGGGATTCGCAAGGTCCATGATTTTGTCACGGTGGGGGCGGCGGCGCCGTTGCAGGAAGCCGGGGCGGTGGCGCTTTCGCTGCCCGATGCTTACTATGCCGAGCTCAGCCGCGCCTACCAGTTGCGGCGCGACCGCCTGCTGGCTGCTCTTGAGGAAGCTGGCTTCCATTGCTCGAAATGCGAAGGCGCGTACTACATCATGACGGACATTAGCGCTTTTGACGCCGAAGACGACGTCTGTTTCTGCCGCTTTCTGTTGGAACAGATCGGGGTAGCAGCGGTGCCCGGGAGCAGTTTCTACCACGCGCCCTCGGCTGGGCGGCAACAGGTTCGCTTCTGTTTTTGTAAAACCGACCAGACGCTCGACGACGCAGCCCGACGGCTGAAGTCGCTCCGTCCCGCCAAAAGGTGA